One Actinospica robiniae DSM 44927 genomic region harbors:
- a CDS encoding MFS transporter, translated as MTTISRLGGPLLAPPADLAPAADPKAGIRFFGITLGLLLVNFDATVLNVALPRIGADLHSSPAALPWTADAYTVVVTGLLLAAGALSDRFGSRRVFRVALIAFALFSVLCALAPNSATLILGRGLLGVSAAGLMPASLALLRVLYPEPARRVRAVGTWASVTTLGLSAGPALGGLLLAGDATWSWRLIFLVNPPFALLGFWLIRGIGDPDRGPRIRIDASGLALSVLGLGALTFGLIDGGQAGWSGPAVVAAIGISVLSFAALALVERRTEAPALPPTLFSLARVRTAIWCALVTNFLWYGLWFALAIWLETARGLSALETGLFFIPATLPISLVPPLTTRAIGRFGARRLLLSGFATYLVGAVLLVGLGAHAPLWSYVPAALLFSLAATQVVPSVTAELSLAAPARYAATGQGALYAARQAGSALGVAVVSAVGVTDLPATALVTLIGAAVPLAVIAFGGRTRAGR; from the coding sequence ATGACGACGATCTCCCGGCTCGGCGGGCCCCTCCTGGCGCCGCCCGCCGACCTCGCGCCCGCCGCGGATCCCAAGGCCGGGATCCGGTTCTTCGGCATCACCCTGGGCCTGCTCCTGGTCAACTTCGACGCCACCGTGCTCAACGTCGCGCTGCCGCGGATCGGCGCCGACCTGCACTCCTCCCCGGCCGCGCTGCCGTGGACCGCCGACGCCTACACCGTCGTGGTCACCGGCCTGCTGCTGGCGGCCGGGGCCCTGTCCGACCGCTTCGGCTCCCGCCGCGTCTTCCGCGTCGCGCTGATCGCCTTCGCCCTCTTCTCCGTGCTCTGCGCGCTGGCCCCGAACTCAGCCACCCTCATCCTCGGCCGCGGCCTGCTCGGCGTGAGCGCCGCCGGACTGATGCCGGCCAGCCTGGCACTGCTGCGCGTGCTCTACCCGGAGCCGGCCCGGAGAGTGCGGGCCGTGGGCACCTGGGCATCTGTGACGACCCTCGGCCTTTCCGCCGGCCCGGCGCTCGGCGGCCTGCTGCTGGCCGGCGACGCCACTTGGTCCTGGCGGCTGATCTTCCTGGTGAACCCGCCGTTCGCGCTGCTCGGGTTCTGGCTCATCCGCGGCATCGGCGACCCCGATCGCGGCCCGCGTATCCGCATCGACGCGTCCGGCCTGGCCCTGTCCGTGCTCGGCCTCGGCGCGCTCACCTTCGGCCTGATCGACGGCGGCCAGGCCGGCTGGTCCGGCCCCGCCGTGGTGGCGGCGATCGGTATATCCGTGCTCTCCTTCGCCGCGCTGGCCCTGGTCGAACGTCGGACCGAGGCGCCCGCCCTGCCGCCGACGCTCTTCTCCCTCGCCCGGGTGCGTACCGCGATCTGGTGCGCGTTGGTCACCAACTTCCTCTGGTACGGGCTCTGGTTCGCCCTCGCCATCTGGCTCGAGACGGCGCGCGGACTCAGCGCGCTCGAGACAGGGCTCTTCTTCATCCCGGCGACGCTGCCGATCTCCCTGGTGCCACCGCTGACCACGCGCGCCATCGGCCGGTTCGGGGCACGCAGGCTGCTGCTGAGCGGCTTCGCCACCTACCTCGTCGGCGCCGTGCTGCTGGTCGGCCTCGGCGCGCACGCTCCGCTGTGGAGCTACGTCCCGGCCGCGCTGCTCTTCTCCCTCGCCGCCACCCAGGTCGTGCCCTCCGTCACCGCCGAACTCTCCCTCGCCGCGCCCGCCCGGTACGCCGCGACCGGCCAAGGCGCGCTCTACGCCGCGCGGCAGGCCGGATCCGCGCTCGGGGTGGCCGTGGTGAGCGCCGTCGGCGTCACCGATCTTCCCGCGACCGCGCTGGTCACGCTGATCGGGGCGGCGGTGCCCCTCGCCGTGATCGCCTTCGGTGGCCGTACCCGCGCGGGACGATAG
- the dnaG gene encoding DNA primase, protein MAGRIRDEDVRAVRDASPIADVIGEYLQLRTAGGGNLKGLCPFHDERSPSFNVTPARGMYYCFGCGEGGDVITFITKVEGLSFNEAVERLAKRARIELRFVEGGYYNKRVEGGSERARLLEANQAAAQYYREQLGSPGARVGRELLAGRGFDQGAAERFRLGYAPEGWDHLVRHLHGRGFSDKELMSAGLASQGQRGLIDRFRHRLIWPIADVGGEIIGFGGRRLSEDKESPKYLNTPETPLYKKSSVLYGLDLARREIATTQRAVVVEGYTDVMACHLAGEGTAIATCGTSFGEEHIKILRRLTGDRNQFLGAKIVFTFDGDSAGQKAALRAFAEDQRWVTQTYVAVQPDGLDPCDLRMARGDAAVRDLVGSGVLLFEFVIRARLAEHDLDTPEGQVRALRAAAPVVAGIRDDALRQGYGRQLSGWLGLEESLVRAEIRRAAPRREQAAAGGARAPQPAPAPRIPQEAVPVAEQVRQREALKVALQHPKAAAAAGFDELELEEFTVTRYAAIARAVAAAGGCAGPVGEDAFRAAVLEHAADDLERRLINELTVERLQAKLNPKQPTAVEPHYVATVISGVRKDSTLRKIKQMKADLMRLAANGETDSVSALSAKLQTYQAYADQLKTRYGV, encoded by the coding sequence ATGGCTGGTCGGATCAGAGACGAGGACGTGCGCGCGGTGCGCGACGCGTCTCCGATCGCTGACGTCATCGGGGAGTACCTGCAGCTGCGCACGGCCGGCGGCGGGAATCTCAAGGGCCTGTGCCCCTTCCACGACGAACGCTCCCCGTCGTTCAACGTGACCCCCGCGCGCGGCATGTACTACTGCTTCGGCTGCGGCGAGGGCGGCGACGTGATCACCTTCATCACGAAGGTGGAGGGCCTGAGCTTCAACGAGGCGGTCGAGCGCCTCGCCAAACGCGCCCGGATCGAGCTGCGCTTCGTCGAGGGGGGCTATTACAACAAACGGGTCGAGGGCGGCAGCGAGCGGGCCCGGCTGCTCGAGGCCAACCAGGCCGCCGCGCAGTACTACCGCGAGCAGCTCGGCTCCCCGGGCGCCCGGGTGGGCCGGGAGCTGCTGGCCGGCCGCGGCTTCGACCAGGGCGCGGCCGAGCGCTTCCGGCTCGGGTACGCGCCGGAGGGCTGGGACCACCTCGTCCGGCACCTGCACGGGCGCGGCTTCAGCGACAAGGAGCTGATGTCGGCCGGGCTCGCCTCGCAGGGCCAGCGCGGCCTGATCGACCGCTTCCGGCACCGGCTGATCTGGCCCATCGCGGACGTGGGCGGCGAGATCATCGGCTTCGGCGGCCGCCGGCTGAGCGAGGACAAGGAATCGCCCAAGTACCTCAACACCCCGGAGACCCCGCTCTATAAGAAGTCCTCCGTGCTCTACGGGCTCGATCTGGCCCGGCGCGAGATCGCCACCACCCAGCGCGCCGTGGTGGTGGAGGGCTACACCGACGTGATGGCCTGCCACCTGGCCGGGGAGGGCACCGCGATCGCGACCTGCGGCACCTCCTTCGGCGAGGAGCACATCAAGATATTGCGAAGGCTGACGGGGGATCGGAACCAGTTCCTCGGCGCTAAGATCGTCTTCACCTTCGACGGCGACTCGGCCGGCCAGAAGGCGGCCCTGCGCGCCTTCGCCGAGGACCAGCGCTGGGTCACCCAGACCTACGTCGCGGTCCAGCCGGACGGCCTGGACCCGTGCGACCTGCGGATGGCCCGCGGCGACGCGGCCGTGCGCGACCTGGTCGGCTCGGGCGTGCTGCTGTTCGAGTTCGTCATCCGGGCCCGGCTCGCCGAACACGACCTGGACACCCCCGAAGGCCAGGTCAGAGCCCTGCGAGCGGCCGCCCCCGTGGTGGCCGGCATCCGCGACGACGCGCTGCGCCAAGGCTACGGCCGGCAGCTGTCCGGCTGGCTCGGGCTCGAGGAGTCCTTGGTGCGGGCCGAGATCCGCCGCGCCGCCCCGCGCCGGGAGCAGGCCGCCGCCGGCGGCGCCCGGGCCCCCCAGCCGGCCCCCGCGCCCCGCATCCCGCAGGAGGCGGTCCCGGTCGCCGAACAGGTCCGGCAGCGCGAGGCGCTCAAAGTCGCGCTCCAGCACCCCAAGGCCGCCGCCGCGGCCGGCTTCGACGAGCTCGAACTCGAGGAGTTCACCGTCACCCGGTACGCCGCGATCGCCCGCGCCGTCGCCGCGGCCGGCGGCTGCGCCGGCCCGGTCGGCGAGGACGCCTTCCGCGCCGCCGTGCTCGAGCACGCCGCCGACGACCTGGAACGCCGCCTGATCAACGAACTCACGGTCGAACGCCTGCAGGCCAAGCTCAACCCGAAGCAGCCCACCGCGGTCGAGCCGCACTACGTCGCGACCGTGATCTCGGGCGTGCGCAAGGACTCCACCCTGCGCAAGATCAAGCAGATGAAGGCCGATCTGATGCGGCTGGCCGCCAACGGCGAGACCGACTCGGTCTCCGCGCTCTCCGCGAAACTCCAGACGTACCAGGCGTATGCGGACCAACTTAAGACCCGTTACGGCGTCTGA
- a CDS encoding deoxyguanosinetriphosphate triphosphohydrolase → MDYEPSDIERYAVEPVSGEKRGVSDRTPFQRDRARILHSAALRRLAGKTQVVAPGESDFPRTRLTHSLEVAQIGRELAGAFGADPDLVEGACLAHDLGHPPFGHTGEAALNSVCASIGGFEGNAQNLRIMSRLEAKIITADGRSAGINATRALLDATTKYPWRRREGERKFGVYRDDLPVFRWVRAATPPEAATAKCFEAQIMDWSDDVAYSVHDLEDAVYSGKLDLKLLTVPEEREALFARTLGYAPDAAARELAEALDRLQALEWWPTGFDGSFAAQARLKRTSSELIGRFCRPVVSATRAEHGPGPHRRYGARLVVPREVRLECELLKAVAARYVMETDRALALRRTQSDLIMDLVARLGDRPDQLDRPFAALHADAPDDAARLRVVIDQVAGFTDASAYACYRTLLVAVGK, encoded by the coding sequence GTGGACTATGAGCCGTCGGATATCGAGCGCTACGCGGTGGAGCCGGTCAGCGGCGAGAAGCGCGGGGTGAGCGACCGCACCCCGTTCCAACGCGACCGCGCCCGGATCCTGCACAGCGCCGCGCTGCGCCGGCTCGCCGGCAAGACCCAGGTGGTCGCCCCCGGCGAGTCGGACTTCCCGCGCACTCGGCTGACCCACTCGCTCGAGGTCGCGCAGATCGGCCGGGAACTCGCCGGAGCCTTCGGCGCCGATCCGGACCTGGTCGAAGGCGCCTGCCTCGCGCACGATCTGGGCCACCCGCCCTTCGGCCACACCGGCGAGGCCGCGCTCAACTCCGTCTGCGCGTCCATCGGCGGGTTCGAGGGCAACGCGCAGAACCTGCGGATCATGAGCCGCCTCGAAGCCAAGATCATTACCGCCGACGGCCGCTCCGCCGGCATCAACGCCACCCGCGCCCTGCTCGACGCCACCACCAAGTACCCGTGGCGACGGCGCGAGGGCGAGCGGAAGTTCGGCGTCTACCGGGACGATCTGCCCGTCTTCCGCTGGGTCCGCGCCGCCACCCCGCCCGAGGCCGCCACCGCCAAGTGCTTCGAAGCGCAGATCATGGACTGGTCCGACGACGTCGCGTACTCCGTGCACGACCTCGAGGACGCCGTCTACTCGGGCAAACTCGACCTGAAGCTGCTGACCGTCCCGGAAGAGCGCGAGGCCCTGTTCGCCCGGACCCTCGGATACGCCCCGGACGCCGCCGCGCGCGAACTCGCCGAGGCCCTCGACCGCCTGCAGGCGCTGGAATGGTGGCCCACCGGCTTCGACGGTTCCTTCGCCGCGCAAGCCCGGCTCAAGCGCACCTCGAGCGAGCTGATCGGCCGCTTCTGCCGCCCGGTCGTGAGCGCCACCCGCGCCGAGCACGGACCCGGGCCGCACCGACGATACGGCGCCCGACTCGTCGTGCCGCGCGAGGTCCGGCTCGAATGCGAGCTGCTCAAGGCCGTCGCGGCCCGCTACGTCATGGAGACCGACCGCGCGCTCGCCCTGCGCCGCACCCAGAGCGATCTGATCATGGACCTCGTGGCCCGGCTCGGCGACCGCCCCGACCAGCTCGACCGGCCCTTCGCCGCCCTGCACGCCGACGCGCCGGACGACGCGGCCCGGCTGCGCGTGGTGATCGACCAGGTGGCCGGCTTCACCGACGCCTCGGCCTACGCCTGCTACCGGACGCTGCTGGTCGCCGTCGGGAAGTGA